Proteins encoded within one genomic window of Lysinibacillus louembei:
- a CDS encoding helix-turn-helix transcriptional regulator codes for MKKVERINVMMRYINNRSHFTISEIMREFHVSRATAIRDIQEIEAMGMPLVAEVGRAGGYFVMNNSILPNVRFTDNEIKALFIAFMATRNQQLPYLKSRQSLAEKLLGLLSETQQDDLVLLNQLLLFEGTNPHNPDLLELSDLPHPMLEKLIQLILSDSYLQLTLNEGHYSIYLLHLYHEKGLWFIEGFDLEEERKRIFPVDHLKDIEALIPKKKINKKKLLNQQEEINLILELGPKAIAQFKKYHPLKFTLAFTNAFQTEAILQAFIDVTIEEEVEDISNWLLFLGKDMRIKEIPQILQNNLLQ; via the coding sequence ATGAAAAAAGTAGAGCGAATTAATGTCATGATGCGCTATATTAACAATCGCTCCCATTTTACTATTTCTGAAATTATGCGAGAGTTCCATGTTTCGCGCGCGACTGCTATACGCGATATTCAGGAAATTGAGGCGATGGGGATGCCACTTGTTGCAGAGGTTGGGCGAGCTGGCGGTTATTTTGTGATGAACAATTCTATTTTACCCAATGTGCGCTTCACTGATAACGAAATTAAGGCACTTTTTATTGCTTTTATGGCAACAAGAAATCAGCAGCTTCCATATTTAAAAAGTCGCCAATCTTTAGCTGAGAAATTATTAGGCTTACTATCAGAAACACAGCAGGATGACCTTGTACTATTAAATCAGCTGCTGCTTTTTGAAGGGACAAACCCACATAATCCCGATTTACTTGAGCTATCTGATTTGCCACATCCAATGCTAGAGAAGCTAATTCAATTGATTCTTTCAGATAGCTATTTACAGCTCACATTGAATGAGGGGCATTATTCAATTTACCTGTTACATCTTTACCATGAGAAAGGATTATGGTTTATTGAAGGCTTTGATTTAGAAGAAGAACGAAAACGCATTTTTCCTGTTGACCATCTTAAGGATATAGAAGCCCTCATACCGAAAAAGAAAATAAATAAGAAGAAATTGCTTAATCAGCAAGAGGAAATCAACCTTATTCTTGAGTTAGGTCCAAAGGCAATTGCCCAATTCAAAAAATATCATCCATTAAAATTTACATTAGCATTTACAAACGCTTTTCAAACAGAAGCCATTTTGCAAGCCTTTATTGACGTAACCATTGAGGAGGAAGTCGAAGACATTAGCAATTGGCTGCTTTTTTTAGGGAAGGATATGCGAATCAAAGAGATACCACAAATCTTACAGAATAACCTCTTACAATGA
- a CDS encoding helix-turn-helix transcriptional regulator has protein sequence MFLQRIHSAKDSYHVRKRVLEQIKRRIPYEAYCFTTVDPQTLLSTGAITDERIELLHPQLFENEYKEADVNRYMELFEQKIYCNTIFEATRGDASHSKRFREILSPHGFIDELRAVIVYKNHCYGFLTLYRMEGQGVFSQTEINDVKQFLTSIAQMLKESISYQYQTTEPLEEAAMETGIIILNQTLSIISTNQAGYHFLTWLRQEEQITENHLPRPIRAICSQNNGSLSKMMMYAFNHFFVTLTVSPLSTSSSQLAVLIERVSLNEIKIILLSLYHLTSREYDLIRLLLEGKSTKCIANELSISTYTVQDHLKSIFMKVDVNSRRELISKINGICR, from the coding sequence ATGTTTTTACAGCGAATCCATTCAGCTAAAGATTCCTATCATGTTCGAAAAAGGGTTTTAGAGCAAATAAAACGCAGAATTCCTTATGAGGCTTATTGTTTTACAACTGTTGACCCCCAGACGTTATTATCCACAGGGGCAATAACGGATGAACGCATTGAATTATTGCATCCACAATTATTTGAAAATGAATATAAGGAAGCCGATGTAAATCGCTATATGGAATTGTTTGAGCAAAAAATTTATTGCAATACAATTTTTGAAGCAACGAGAGGCGATGCATCACATAGTAAAAGATTTCGAGAAATCTTGTCTCCTCATGGCTTTATTGATGAGCTGCGTGCAGTCATCGTTTATAAAAATCATTGTTATGGCTTTTTGACGTTATATCGAATGGAAGGGCAAGGCGTATTTAGCCAAACAGAAATAAATGACGTGAAACAGTTCCTAACATCTATTGCTCAAATGTTAAAAGAATCTATTTCTTATCAATATCAAACAACAGAGCCATTGGAAGAAGCGGCTATGGAAACAGGGATTATTATTCTAAATCAAACATTAAGTATTATTTCCACTAATCAAGCGGGTTACCACTTTTTAACGTGGTTAAGACAAGAAGAGCAAATAACCGAAAATCATTTGCCAAGACCTATTCGTGCTATTTGTTCGCAGAATAATGGCTCTTTATCTAAAATGATGATGTATGCTTTTAATCATTTTTTTGTGACCTTAACCGTTAGTCCGTTATCTACATCGTCTTCGCAACTAGCTGTATTAATTGAGAGAGTTTCATTGAATGAAATTAAAATAATACTGTTATCCCTTTATCATTTAACAAGCCGAGAATATGACTTAATTAGGTTACTATTAGAGGGCAAATCAACAAAATGTATAGCGAATGAGCTTTCCATATCGACTTACACTGTGCAGGATCATCTAAAATCAATATTTATGAAAGTGGATGTGAATAGCCGAAGGGAACTAATTAGTAAAATTAATGGGATTTGTAGGTAG
- a CDS encoding GyrI-like domain-containing protein → MGNYILEEKEGFTVLGIGVELKSDYTDYVGINKEKADFWQGIKEDGTLDTLKNLATNDYLFTVNEAVNNKMMHYAGVMTNETLPEATRIIQFPKGEYLVVKGEAATSEELSNLLTGIAFGQALPAAQEVAYVGGPNTAVEMGEKDGLVFGEMWIPVVRK, encoded by the coding sequence ATGGGAAACTATATTTTAGAAGAAAAAGAAGGCTTCACAGTTTTAGGAATAGGGGTTGAGCTAAAAAGCGATTATACCGATTATGTTGGCATCAACAAGGAAAAAGCGGATTTTTGGCAAGGGATCAAAGAGGATGGCACGCTAGATACATTAAAGAATTTAGCAACCAATGATTATCTGTTTACAGTCAATGAAGCAGTCAATAACAAAATGATGCACTATGCTGGCGTCATGACAAATGAAACATTGCCTGAAGCAACAAGAATCATTCAATTCCCTAAAGGCGAATATTTAGTGGTCAAAGGCGAAGCAGCTACATCTGAAGAATTAAGCAATTTGCTAACAGGCATCGCCTTCGGTCAAGCTTTACCAGCTGCGCAGGAGGTTGCTTATGTAGGCGGTCCAAACACAGCGGTTGAAATGGGTGAGAAGGATGGCTTAGTATTCGGGGAAATGTGGATTCCGGTTGTGAGGAAATAA